The Rickettsiales bacterium nucleotide sequence AGATCAAATAAATAATTGCTTTTAGCACCTGATGCTAAAGTAAAATCACCTTTTTTAAGGGATTTTTCTAAGATAATTTGTTTTAATCTTTCTTTTTTATTCATAATTATAAAACTAATTAATATTGTTTTTTGGGAATGCCTAATCTTTCACAATGATCAGAATATAATTGCATAATTTGTGCAGAAGTTTCCTCTACTGATTTTCTAGTAACATCAATCACTGGCCATAATTGCGAAGTGAAAATTCTACGAGATTGCTGAACTTCATCAACTATACTTTCAAGATTTACATAATTAGTATTTGATTGCTCATTGAGCGAGGAAAGGCGAGATTTTCTAATCTGACCAAGCCTTTCAGGCTGAATATATAAACCAACCACTAAAGGTTTTTCTAGCTTAAAAAGTGTTTCTGGTAAATCAACGCCATTAACAAAAGGCACATTAGCTGCATTCAACCCACGATATGCAAGATAAACACAAGTTGGCGTTTTGGAAGTTCTTGAAGCACCAACCAAAACAATATCGGCTTCTTCTAAGCTATCAGTTTCCGCGCCATCATCGTGGGCAAGCGTGAAGTGGATTGCATCAACTTTTTGAAAATATTCCTCATCTAATTCATATTGCTTGCCGGTTTGATATTTTGCCTCAACGCCGAAATAGCTTGAAAATTCTTTAATAACTTTATTGAGAACTGGAATACACGGGATTCTAAGCTTTCTGCAATGTTTTATTAGCATCGCTTGTAAATCTCTATCTATCACCGTGAATAAAACTGGCCCCGGAGATTCAGAGATTTCCTCACATACGCGTTGCATTTGCCCGGGGGTTCTAACTAAACTCCAAGTATGTTCTTCATAATCAATATTATCAAATTGGCTCATTGCCGAGCGAACAACGGAATTAACCGTTTCACCAGTTGAATCTGAAATTAAATGTATGTGATAATTCGCCATTTATAAAAAAGTTAATTCCCCCCTCTCCCTTTGGGAGAGGGTTGGGGTGGGGGCTGAACAGAAACCTGAAACCTCAAATTTTAAGATTTAAGATTTTTGGATTCTGAATCGCCCTCACCAGATTTTCTAAGCTCATTTTATTCGCTTGAAAATCTTGCCTCTACCAGTGGGAGAGGCGTAATATTATTAAAACTCATTAAAATTTATTATTTCTAGGGAAGCCTTCAGGGGCGAGTTTCCCTGCATCTGCACGATTCGCCAGCCAATATTTGAAGTTTTCAACTACAAATCGTCGCTCACCTTTATAATATTCAAGCCCAACAGATAAATCTACAAAAGTTAAATCACTTAATCCACCATCTTTGAATTTTTGCAAGCCAACGCCTTGACCGCGTTTCATCGCTGGAATTTGTTCAAGCGGAAAAATAATAATCTTGCGGTTTTCGCCGATAGTTGCGATGTGATTTGCGGTAATTTTTTTGCAAATTATAACTTTATCTTTCTCTTTAAGGTTCATAATTTGCTTACCAGATTTAGTGCTTGCGATTAAATCTGGTGCTTCAACTACAAAGCCTTTACCCGTTTTAGAAGCTAGAATATATTTTGCCGTTTCATCATAAGCAAATTTTGCGATGATTTCTTCCTCAGGTGCAATATCAAGAAGTAACGAAAGTGGATCACCAAAACCTTTACCACCGGGGATTTTATCAGCATTAAGCGTAAATGATTTTCCAAATGAGCTGAAGAACATTATTTTATCAGTGGTCTGAGCCTTGATAATTAAGCCTTCCTCATCACCTTCTTTATATTTAACTGACGATGTATCTAGATTATGCCCTTTGAAACTTCTTATCCAATTTAGTTTAGAAAGGACGATTGTAACTGGCTCTTTCTCAACAAAAGCCTCAATTGAAATAACATTATTTGCAAGTAATTTATGCGTAACTTGGGTTCTTCTTTTGCCTAGTTCCGTTTTGTTAGAGAATAATTTTTTGATTTCTTTAATATTATTTGCGATTTCTTTTTTCTGTTCGTCAGGATTTTTGAGTATTTCCTCAAGCCTAGATTTTTCTTCTTTTAGTGCTTTATTTTCGCTCTTAATTTCTATCTCTTCTAATTTACGAAGTGAACGCAAACGCATATTCAAAATTGCTTCTGCTTGATTATCAGTGAGCTTAAATTTTTTCATCATTACTTGTTTTGGCTCATCTTCTTCACGAATAATTCTTATAATTTCATCAAGATTTAGATATGCAATTAAAAATCCAGCCAAAATTTCAAGCCTAGCATTGATTTTATTTAAGCGATTTTGAGATTTTCTAATTAAAACTTCTTTTCTGTGATCTAAAAATGCAAGCAGAATATCTTTCAAACTCATCACTCTTGGCAGGCCGTTTGCATCAAGGGCGTTCAAATTCATATTATAACGAATTTCCAAATCGCTAGAACGAAACAGAGATTCCATAAGGATTTCTGCATCTATTGTGCGGTTTTTAGGCTCAATAATAATGCGAATATTTTCCGCTGATTCATCTTTGATATTTCCAACAAGTGGGATTTTTTTATTCTCTAAACTTTCCGCTAATTTCTCTAACAACCTAGATTTTTGGACTTGATAAGGGATTTCCGTTATAATAATTTGATAGCCACCTCTGCCAAGTTCCTCTCTCTCCCATTTACTTCGGAGGCGAAACGCTCCTTTTCCTTTTTCATAGGAAGAAATAATAGATTCCTCAGTTTCTATTATCTCCCCACCAGTTGGAAAATCAGGGGCTTTAACATAGCCCACTAAAGTTTTAACATCAGCATTGGGGTGCTTGATTAAATGTAATAATGCATCGCATAATTCATCAACATTATGCGGTGGAATTGCGGTTGCCATGCCAACTGCAATCCCTTCACTGCCATTTGCAAGCAGATTAGGGAAGTAAGCTGGCAGAATGCAAGGCTCTTCATCAAGCCCATCATAAGTTGGTTTGAAATTGACCGTTTCATTTTCAATATCTTGCAACATTAAGGTTGCAACTTCTGTCATACGGGCTTCTGTATAACGCATTGCAGCGGCGTTATCACCATCTACTGAGCCAAAATTGCCTTGCCCATCAACCAGAGGATAACGAACTGAGAAATTTTGAGCGAGCCTCACAAGTGCATCATAAACCGCAACATCTCCGTGCGGGTGATATTTACCAATCACATCACCAACCACCCTTGCACATTTTTTGTAACCGGATTTGGGATCAAGTTTAAGTTGGTGCATCGCCCATAAAATGCGTCTATGCACAGGTTTTAAGCCATCTCTAACATCTGGCAGAGAACGAGAAGTGATAGTTGAAAGTGCGTAAGCGAGATATTTTTCTGAAAGAATATCAGAAAAATTTCCCTCTAATAAAATTTCCTCTGTAGCTTTTTTAGACATTTTGATTTTGTAATTTTCTAGAGAATTTTTACTATAAAATAAAAATAATGCAAATAAACAAACCTGAAAATGTTATGCTTACGAATGAAGATTTTATTAAGTTTCTGCAAAGATTTTACTAATTGTCACCCCGCACTTGTTGCGGGGTTGATTACAAAACAAGCTAAAAACTTAGGTTTGGAAAGATTTTAGCCATTAACCCCGCAATAAATGCGGGGTGACAATTGGCAGTTAAGAATTAAAAATGTTTATTTAGCAATTCTTGAAAATGAAGGTGGTTATTGATTTTGTAAAGATTATCAGTGTTTATTTTATTTTCGGCAATAAAATTTGAAACATCAGCATCACCATATAAAATTGGAATGCAATTAGTGTTGATTGCAGCTTCAATATCAGTTTTGCTATCGCCTATCATCCAAACTTTGCTTGCAAAATCCGCCTCTAAAATTGTGCTTGAAGAAAGTGCAAGAAGTAGGGGCTCTTTGTGAGGTTTATCTTTTTCTGCATCACCTGCACCAACAATTTCATCAAAATAATGGGAAATGCCAAGATGATTAAGCTCATCACGCAAATATTTATTGGTTTTATTACTAACTATTGCAATATGAGCATCAAGGTTTTTAAGGGTTTTAAGAGTATTTTCAGCTTCTGGCAGAAGTTTAATTTCATCTAAATGGCACTCTAAAAAACTTTTATAGTAAATATCCCTAGCTTCCTCCCAGCGATTACCAAAGATTTTTGGAAAGGATTCTCGCAAAGAATGGTGGATATTTTCCCTGCCATTTTGCACATCTTCAAAACTCCACTCCTCCATTCCAAGCCCTTTGAAAGCCTTGTTGAGAGATTTGAAAATAACGCCCCAACTATCAGCTAGTGTGTTATCCCAATCTAGTAAAATGGCTTCTGGCTTGCCATATTTTTCAATAATTTTTTCAACTGGATGCATTAATTTTTTGTATTTTTCTTAGATTTTTTCTTTTGATTACGAAGGGCTTTTTCATCAAGGCCAGAGATTCCCATTCTTGCTTCAAGCTCTTTCATAACATCAGAGGGCTTAACTTTTTTTGCATAAAGTAAAACTAGCAAATGAAAAATCAAATCTGCGGATTCACTAATCACACGAGATCTATCCTCAGCTAGGCTTGCGATAATTGTTTCACCAGCTTCTTCCACTACTTTTTTTGAGATTTTTTTTACGCCACCACCAAGCAATGATGCAACATAAGATTTTTCTGGATCAGCATTTTTTTTATTATCAATAATTTGATAAATTTGGTTTAGAGTATCCATAAATTAGGAGTATTTTTACTATTTAGTTCTATTCAGAACGAAGTGAGCTAGCTCTTTTAATGTATCAGCATTTTTACCAAAAATTGCTAGATGAGAAATTGCTTGCTCAGTAAGAATTTTTGCCTGCTGTGTCGCCTTTTCAATTCCCATCACTGAAATATAAGTTCCTTTATTTGAGGATTTATCTTTCCTAGGTGTTCCATCATCATTAATTTCAGTGGTTGCATCCAGTAAATCATCAGTAATCTGGAAAACCAAGCCTAAATTTGAAGCGTATCCTCTTAGAGAATTCCTTGCATTCTTACCTGCTTTACCAAGAATCGCTCCAGCTTCACAAGAAACTTGGAATAATTGTCCTGTTTTTAAGCGTTGCAATCTAGTTATTTGTTCAACTGAAAGCGAGAGATTTTCAGACATTATATCTAGCATTTGTCCGCCAACCATTCCATTAACGCCAATTGCTTTTGCAAAAGCGTGAACTAAATCCGCACGAACAAAAGAATCTATGTGAGTTGTTTCATGAGATAAAACTTCAAATGCAAGTGTAAGCAAAGCATCGCCTGCTAAAATTGCGGTTGCTTCATCAAATTTAATATGACAACTTGGTTGCCCCCTTCTTTCATCATCGTCATCTAGGGCTGGAAGATCATCATGAATAAGTGAAAAACAATGAACAAATTCTATAGCGGCTGCAACTTGTAAAGCACAAGATTCACTAACACCAAATAAAGAAGCGGATTTCATAACTAAGAATGGGCGAACCCTTTTTCCTGAACCAAGTGCAGAATATCTCATTGCTTGAATAAGACGATTTTCACCGATTCTGCTTTCTGATTCTTCTGGCAATAATGCTTCCATTTTAGCATTAACTGCTTGTTCAACTTTTTGTAACTCTGAAAATAATTCCTGCATAGATGTAATTATATATGAAATTAAAAAGGCGGTAAAACCGCCTTTTTTTATTCGCTAAATCCAACCTCTTTCAACATAATATTTTTCAGCACCTTTGTGGAGTGGTGCTGTGTTGCCAGATTTAATAAGTTCTTTAGGCTCTAGGGTTGAAAAAACAGGGTGTAAAGTTTTGAAACCATCAAAATTATCAAAAACCGCCTTTACTAACTGATATATAATTTGCTGATCAACTGCTTCAGATGCAACGAAAGTTGCTTTAACACCAAAGGTTTTCACATCTGTATCATTACCATTATACATTCCACCCGGGATTGTTGTGTAAGCGTAGAATGGGAAGCGATTAACTAGCTTATCAATATCTGCATCATCAACTGGAATGATTTTTGCATTACAAGTTGTTGTAACTTCTTGAACTGCACCATTTGGGTGGCCAGCTGCGTAAATCATCACATCAATTTTATTATCGCAAAGTGCTTGTGCTTGATCAGATGCTTTAAGCTCAGAAGCAATTTTGAAATCAGCCATTTTCCAGCCTTTTACTGCCATTATAGCTTCCAAAGTTGCCCTTTGACCAGACCCCGGATTACCAATATTTACACGCTTACCTTTTATATCATCAAATTTTTTGATGCCTGAATCTTCTCTAGTAATAACCGTGAATGGCTCAGAGTGTAGAGAGAATAGCGAGCGAAGTTTTTTATCCGCACTTATGCTTTCAAAAGGCCCAGTTCCCATATATGAGTGATATTGCCAATCAGATTGAGCTATTGCAACATCTATATCGCCAGCTCTTAATGCATTTAGATTGTAGACTGAACCACCTGTTGATTCAACTGAGCAACGGATTCCATGTTCTTTTCTGCCTCTATTTACCAAACGACAAATTGCACCACCAGCTGGGTAATAAACGCCCGTAACGCCACCAGTTCCAATAGTTACATATTTATCAGCGGCGATAGCTGGGTTAAAACCAAAGAAAGTAAAAGATAGGAATGTCAAAGCGGCAAAACCAAGAATCTTAAAGGAAAATTTATTCATATTTATAATTAATAAAGTTTGAAAAATAATTATTAGGTTTGCGATGATATTAAAAGAATGATTATAATCAAGTAAAAAACTTTTCTTTGTATAAATTTTGTTTCTTGCTTTTTTAGAATTAGTATTTTCTGCGAAAATTTTTAGTTGCAACTAAGTAACATAGATATAATTTTATCAAACAAATAAGGGTAATTCTATCAACCTTATTAGAGAATGATACTTACTTATTTAATATGATTAAAACGAAATAAATAGAAAATTTTTACTTATGAAAGTTTTATGTGCCGTTAAAAGAGTTGTTGATTATAAAGTGAATGTTCGCCCTAAAGCTGATGAAACTGGCGTTGATATTGCAAATGTTAAAATGTCAATTAACCCTTTTGATGAAATCGCTGTTGAAGAAGCTGTTCGCCTAAAAGAGAAAGGTGTTGCAACAGAAGTTGTTGTGGTTTCAATCGGTGATGCAAAATCAGAGGAAATTATTAGGCAATCAATCGCAATCGGTGCTGATAGGGGGGTTTTAGTAACCGCTGATAAAGAAATTCAGCCTCTTTCTGCTGCAAAAATTCTGGCAAAAATTATTGAAAAAGAACAGCCTAAAATAGTAATTCTTGGCAAGCAAGCAATTGATGATGATTCAAACCAAACAGGTCAAATTTTAGCTGGTTTGCTTGGTTGGTCACAGGCAACTTTCGCAAGTGAAGTTAAAATTGAAGGCGAAAATGCAATAGTTACAAGGGAAGTTGATGGTGGTTTATTAACAATATCGGCAAAACTTCCAGCAATTATTACCACTGATTTAAGGCTTAATGAGCCACGCTATGTTAAACTTCCTGATATTATGAAGGCTCGAAGTAAGCCAATGGAAAAAATCGCCGTTGATAGTTTAGGCGTTGATATAAAACCTCGTTTCGAATCTATAAAATTCCAATCGCCAACTAAGAGATCAAAAGGAATTAAAGTTGCTAATGTTGATGATTTAATATCTCAATTAAAATCAAAGCAGGTTATATGAATAAAATAATCTCAATGCTTATTATATTTGTTTTTGCTTATTCAATTGCGTCTTGCAGGGCAAAAGGTGAGCTTCCAGAAGATGCGAAATGGATAGCAAATCACGGCAAAATTCATTTTGCTTACGCAGATGCATCTTACTTAAGAAGGGAAGTTGAGTTAAGGGAAATTGGTAAAATTATCTGCACTGAAATTCATAATCATGAAGATTATTGTCAAGTATATTTTTGGAGTAACGAATTAGAGGTTGTAACGGAACTTCCGGTTATTCAAAGGGGTAGCCTTTTTGCTATTTATGAAAAAAATGGCGAAGCGGTAAAATTAAAAAGATTAAAAGAGAGGCTGTAAGTTCTAGAGGCTAGGGGCTAGGTTCTAGGGGTTAG carries:
- a CDS encoding pyruvate, water dikinase regulatory protein — translated: MANYHIHLISDSTGETVNSVVRSAMSQFDNIDYEEHTWSLVRTPGQMQRVCEEISESPGPVLFTVIDRDLQAMLIKHCRKLRIPCIPVLNKVIKEFSSYFGVEAKYQTGKQYELDEEYFQKVDAIHFTLAHDDGAETDSLEEADIVLVGASRTSKTPTCVYLAYRGLNAANVPFVNGVDLPETLFKLEKPLVVGLYIQPERLGQIRKSRLSSLNEQSNTNYVNLESIVDEVQQSRRIFTSQLWPVIDVTRKSVEETSAQIMQLYSDHCERLGIPKKQY
- the parC gene encoding DNA topoisomerase IV subunit A, giving the protein MSKKATEEILLEGNFSDILSEKYLAYALSTITSRSLPDVRDGLKPVHRRILWAMHQLKLDPKSGYKKCARVVGDVIGKYHPHGDVAVYDALVRLAQNFSVRYPLVDGQGNFGSVDGDNAAAMRYTEARMTEVATLMLQDIENETVNFKPTYDGLDEEPCILPAYFPNLLANGSEGIAVGMATAIPPHNVDELCDALLHLIKHPNADVKTLVGYVKAPDFPTGGEIIETEESIISSYEKGKGAFRLRSKWEREELGRGGYQIIITEIPYQVQKSRLLEKLAESLENKKIPLVGNIKDESAENIRIIIEPKNRTIDAEILMESLFRSSDLEIRYNMNLNALDANGLPRVMSLKDILLAFLDHRKEVLIRKSQNRLNKINARLEILAGFLIAYLNLDEIIRIIREEDEPKQVMMKKFKLTDNQAEAILNMRLRSLRKLEEIEIKSENKALKEEKSRLEEILKNPDEQKKEIANNIKEIKKLFSNKTELGKRRTQVTHKLLANNVISIEAFVEKEPVTIVLSKLNWIRSFKGHNLDTSSVKYKEGDEEGLIIKAQTTDKIMFFSSFGKSFTLNADKIPGGKGFGDPLSLLLDIAPEEEIIAKFAYDETAKYILASKTGKGFVVEAPDLIASTKSGKQIMNLKEKDKVIICKKITANHIATIGENRKIIIFPLEQIPAMKRGQGVGLQKFKDGGLSDLTFVDLSVGLEYYKGERRFVVENFKYWLANRADAGKLAPEGFPRNNKF
- a CDS encoding HAD-IA family hydrolase, coding for MHPVEKIIEKYGKPEAILLDWDNTLADSWGVIFKSLNKAFKGLGMEEWSFEDVQNGRENIHHSLRESFPKIFGNRWEEARDIYYKSFLECHLDEIKLLPEAENTLKTLKNLDAHIAIVSNKTNKYLRDELNHLGISHYFDEIVGAGDAEKDKPHKEPLLLALSSSTILEADFASKVWMIGDSKTDIEAAINTNCIPILYGDADVSNFIAENKINTDNLYKINNHLHFQELLNKHF
- a CDS encoding phosphoribosyl-ATP diphosphatase is translated as MDTLNQIYQIIDNKKNADPEKSYVASLLGGGVKKISKKVVEEAGETIIASLAEDRSRVISESADLIFHLLVLLYAKKVKPSDVMKELEARMGISGLDEKALRNQKKKSKKNTKN
- a CDS encoding polyprenyl synthetase family protein, with the translated sequence MQELFSELQKVEQAVNAKMEALLPEESESRIGENRLIQAMRYSALGSGKRVRPFLVMKSASLFGVSESCALQVAAAIEFVHCFSLIHDDLPALDDDDERRGQPSCHIKFDEATAILAGDALLTLAFEVLSHETTHIDSFVRADLVHAFAKAIGVNGMVGGQMLDIMSENLSLSVEQITRLQRLKTGQLFQVSCEAGAILGKAGKNARNSLRGYASNLGLVFQITDDLLDATTEINDDGTPRKDKSSNKGTYISVMGIEKATQQAKILTEQAISHLAIFGKNADTLKELAHFVLNRTK
- a CDS encoding TAXI family TRAP transporter solute-binding subunit, producing the protein MNKFSFKILGFAALTFLSFTFFGFNPAIAADKYVTIGTGGVTGVYYPAGGAICRLVNRGRKEHGIRCSVESTGGSVYNLNALRAGDIDVAIAQSDWQYHSYMGTGPFESISADKKLRSLFSLHSEPFTVITREDSGIKKFDDIKGKRVNIGNPGSGQRATLEAIMAVKGWKMADFKIASELKASDQAQALCDNKIDVMIYAAGHPNGAVQEVTTTCNAKIIPVDDADIDKLVNRFPFYAYTTIPGGMYNGNDTDVKTFGVKATFVASEAVDQQIIYQLVKAVFDNFDGFKTLHPVFSTLEPKELIKSGNTAPLHKGAEKYYVERGWI
- a CDS encoding electron transfer flavoprotein subunit beta/FixA family protein; the protein is MKVLCAVKRVVDYKVNVRPKADETGVDIANVKMSINPFDEIAVEEAVRLKEKGVATEVVVVSIGDAKSEEIIRQSIAIGADRGVLVTADKEIQPLSAAKILAKIIEKEQPKIVILGKQAIDDDSNQTGQILAGLLGWSQATFASEVKIEGENAIVTREVDGGLLTISAKLPAIITTDLRLNEPRYVKLPDIMKARSKPMEKIAVDSLGVDIKPRFESIKFQSPTKRSKGIKVANVDDLISQLKSKQVI